A stretch of Oxobacter pfennigii DNA encodes these proteins:
- a CDS encoding SIR2 family protein — MNNRPLFLFGNGLSMAVSSDFSLKNITTKFIEELEGDEKEFLLVICGGSDNISFDDFEKNFTAIEAAYSSLKRYRGFIESEVGQKMLMKFNLSNPNLDAHEIIIESIYRKYIARILELVHGNVRLKKIEERLNEFTQFFISCLNECQKGYVFTLNYDLLAETILLEWLGTKCFTDFCFPAGTSKKDSLSRYYFNPARNEDYYDEDQRRIELHHLHGSLSLFYDIDKNRAFKYKSEDIGIEEIYKQIYNENLPLVPAIITGGGKSEKIVEYPFDFYYRALKDLCDFGQPSKLFIVGYSFRDEHINDLIIRWAKNVEDYSDGLLIIDFKTKKSDKEEFKKFVRKALKKKSAIPDECFEFGGANSIRDVPGTKPREKNSKTI; from the coding sequence ATGAATAATCGGCCGTTATTTCTATTTGGGAATGGACTCTCAATGGCAGTGTCTAGCGATTTTTCATTAAAAAATATAACTACTAAATTTATTGAAGAGCTAGAAGGAGATGAAAAAGAGTTTTTATTAGTTATATGCGGTGGTTCGGATAATATTTCTTTTGATGATTTCGAAAAAAATTTTACTGCGATTGAGGCTGCTTATTCTAGCCTTAAAAGATACAGAGGGTTTATAGAATCTGAAGTTGGACAGAAAATGCTTATGAAATTCAATTTAAGTAATCCAAATTTAGATGCCCATGAAATAATTATTGAATCAATATATCGAAAATACATAGCACGGATATTGGAATTAGTACATGGAAATGTTAGGTTGAAAAAAATAGAAGAAAGATTGAATGAATTTACACAATTCTTTATTAGTTGTTTAAACGAATGTCAAAAAGGATATGTTTTCACCTTAAATTATGATTTGCTAGCAGAAACGATTTTGTTAGAGTGGTTAGGAACAAAATGTTTCACTGATTTTTGTTTTCCTGCTGGTACTTCAAAAAAGGATTCACTTTCTAGGTATTACTTTAATCCAGCAAGAAATGAAGATTATTATGATGAAGACCAGCGAAGGATAGAATTACATCATTTGCATGGCTCTTTATCTTTATTTTATGATATCGATAAAAATAGAGCATTTAAATATAAAAGTGAGGATATTGGTATTGAAGAAATCTATAAGCAGATTTACAATGAAAACCTACCTCTAGTACCTGCAATAATCACAGGTGGAGGAAAATCTGAAAAAATAGTGGAATATCCCTTTGATTTTTATTATAGAGCATTAAAAGACCTTTGTGATTTTGGACAACCATCCAAACTGTTTATTGTTGGATATAGTTTTAGAGATGAACATATAAATGATTTGATTATAAGGTGGGCAAAAAATGTTGAAGATTATTCTGACGGTTTGTTAATTATTGATTTTAAGACTAAGAAATCAGATAAAGAAGAGTTTAAAAAATTTGTTAGAAAAGCATTAAAAAAGAAGTCAGCAATTCCTGATGAATGTTTTGAATTTGGAGGTGCTAATTCCATACGTGATGTACCAGGCACAAAACCAAGGGAAAAGAACAGCAAAACTATATAA